The following are encoded together in the Dyella terrae genome:
- a CDS encoding efflux transporter outer membrane subunit has translation MNTSLSSHVGVSRLSSRRFTLRMVAIGAAMVGLAGCTVGPDYVRPDIESNTQYASHAQLEAREAVRVAPTLDVWWKGFDDPELTRIIGRVMAQNLDLAAAVARVDQARAAAREAGAQLAPQGSLDGQVTQLYQSTKSPLGEIASQYPGYKRTQTLENIGVGASWELDLAGGLHRGAEAADAEAQAAEANQDGVRISVAAEAADSYFQVRGAQERIRLAQQQLDTETQLLELVKVRLAGGLATSREVAQAQALVLQAKATLPPLRTTLAQQLNRLDVLMGAAPGTYATELKDSPQTYSVPAITTDGGPAMLLRRRPDVIAAERRLAASNARIGVAVAEYYPKISLGGLLGFDSLHSGSLFSSQAFQPQAVLGLHWRLFDFGRVDAEVAQAKGANAEALALYRQSMLRATEDVENAIVSLAELEAQHRDLTDEVKAHEVARAAAQDAYKGGAISLIEVLDEDRQLLTSRDELARVHADDARAAVATFRALGGGWSGSDAGSEPVAER, from the coding sequence ATGAACACTTCGCTTTCGTCCCATGTCGGCGTGTCACGCTTATCGTCGCGTCGTTTCACCCTGCGCATGGTGGCGATCGGCGCGGCGATGGTGGGGTTGGCCGGCTGTACGGTCGGCCCTGATTACGTGCGCCCGGACATCGAATCCAACACCCAGTATGCAAGCCACGCCCAGTTGGAGGCGCGCGAGGCGGTGCGTGTCGCGCCTACGCTTGATGTGTGGTGGAAGGGTTTTGATGATCCCGAACTCACGCGCATCATCGGCCGCGTCATGGCGCAGAACCTCGACCTCGCTGCCGCCGTGGCGCGCGTGGATCAAGCGCGCGCCGCCGCGCGCGAAGCAGGTGCGCAGCTCGCACCGCAAGGCAGCCTCGACGGGCAGGTCACGCAGCTATACCAATCCACCAAGAGCCCGTTGGGCGAGATCGCCAGCCAGTATCCCGGCTACAAACGCACACAGACGCTGGAGAACATCGGTGTGGGCGCGAGCTGGGAATTGGATCTCGCCGGCGGCCTGCATCGCGGTGCGGAAGCCGCCGATGCCGAGGCGCAAGCGGCGGAGGCAAATCAGGATGGCGTGCGCATCTCTGTCGCCGCCGAAGCGGCTGACAGCTATTTCCAGGTGCGCGGCGCGCAGGAACGCATCCGCCTCGCACAACAGCAGCTCGACACGGAAACGCAGTTGCTGGAGCTGGTGAAGGTGCGCCTGGCCGGCGGTCTTGCCACCTCGCGCGAAGTAGCGCAGGCACAGGCGCTGGTCCTGCAGGCGAAGGCCACGTTGCCGCCACTGCGCACCACGCTGGCGCAGCAACTCAATCGCCTCGACGTGCTGATGGGGGCCGCGCCCGGCACCTATGCCACCGAACTGAAGGACAGCCCGCAAACCTATAGCGTGCCCGCCATCACCACCGACGGTGGTCCGGCGATGCTGCTGCGCCGTCGTCCCGATGTGATCGCCGCCGAGCGCCGTCTTGCCGCATCCAATGCGCGCATCGGCGTCGCCGTGGCCGAGTACTACCCCAAGATATCGCTAGGCGGCCTGCTCGGCTTCGATAGCCTGCACAGTGGCTCGCTGTTTTCCTCGCAGGCCTTCCAGCCGCAGGCTGTGCTCGGTCTGCACTGGCGCTTGTTCGACTTTGGACGTGTCGACGCGGAGGTAGCGCAGGCCAAGGGCGCCAACGCCGAAGCGCTCGCGCTGTATCGCCAGTCCATGCTGCGCGCCACCGAAGACGTGGAGAACGCCATCGTTTCGCTGGCCGAACTGGAAGCGCAGCACCGCGACCTGACCGACGAAGTGAAGGCACACGAAGTGGCACGCGCCGCCGCACAAGATGCCTACAAAGGCGGCGCCATCAGCCTGATCGAAGTGCTGGACGAAGATCGCCAGCTACTCACCTCGCGCGATGAGCTCGCACGCGTGCACGCCGACGATGCCCGCGCCGCTGTCGCCACGTTTCGCGCGCTCGGTGGTGGATGGTCGGGCAGTGATGCCGGTAGCGAACCCGTGGCGGAGCGCTGA
- a CDS encoding DHA2 family efflux MFS transporter permease subunit, with translation MNAIAGRMPFSAPIDPAALSTSQKIFAFATMCVGMFIALLDIQIVSASLRDIGGGLSAGTDETAWVQTSYLIAEIVVIPLSGWLSRVMSTRWLFAASAAGFTITSMLCGVAWDIKSMIVFRALQGFLGGSMIPTVFTTAFVFFHNKQRVIAAATIGAIASLAPTLGPTLGGWITDNSSWHWLFFINLVPGIFVTVAVPMLVNIDRPDVSLLRNADYLGMVLLALFLGCLEYTLEEGPRWNWFSDQVILANAWVSGLAGVAFVARSLTYEHPVVDLSALRDRNFALGSFFSFVTGIGLFSTIYLTPLFLGRVRGYSALQIGEAIFSTGVFQILSIPLYAFLARRYDLRWIMMVGLALFAVSMWDFSPITHDWGAHELLLPQALRGMAQQLAVPPAVTLTLGSLAPARLRLASGLFNLMRNLGGAIGIAVCATILNDRTNLHFYRLAEHLNTSNEAMNGWLAQTNAHLAELGQGDVDGSLHQLWQLTYREAQTLSYADAFLAIGLCFVIATAMVPLMRKVAPPAGPSADAH, from the coding sequence ATGAACGCCATCGCCGGCCGCATGCCGTTCTCCGCGCCGATCGATCCAGCGGCCTTGAGTACGTCACAGAAGATCTTCGCCTTCGCAACCATGTGCGTAGGCATGTTCATCGCATTGCTGGACATCCAGATCGTGTCCGCGTCGCTGCGCGACATCGGCGGTGGGCTGTCCGCCGGTACAGATGAAACGGCGTGGGTGCAAACCAGTTACCTGATCGCCGAGATCGTAGTGATTCCGCTCTCCGGTTGGCTGTCGCGCGTGATGTCCACACGCTGGCTGTTTGCCGCCTCCGCCGCCGGCTTCACCATCACCAGCATGCTGTGTGGCGTCGCCTGGGACATCAAGAGCATGATCGTGTTCCGCGCGCTGCAAGGGTTCCTTGGCGGCTCGATGATCCCCACCGTATTTACCACCGCGTTCGTGTTCTTCCATAACAAGCAGCGCGTGATTGCGGCGGCCACCATCGGCGCCATCGCTTCGCTCGCACCCACGTTAGGGCCCACGCTGGGTGGTTGGATCACCGACAACAGCTCGTGGCACTGGTTGTTCTTCATCAACCTCGTACCCGGCATCTTCGTCACCGTGGCCGTGCCCATGTTGGTGAACATCGATCGCCCCGATGTCTCACTGCTACGCAACGCCGACTACCTCGGCATGGTGTTGCTTGCCCTTTTCCTCGGTTGCCTGGAATACACGCTGGAAGAGGGTCCGCGCTGGAACTGGTTCAGCGACCAGGTCATCCTCGCCAATGCATGGGTGTCCGGCCTGGCGGGCGTGGCTTTCGTGGCGCGCAGCCTCACCTACGAACACCCGGTGGTGGATTTGAGTGCATTGCGCGACCGCAACTTTGCGCTCGGCTCGTTCTTCTCCTTTGTCACCGGCATTGGCCTGTTCTCCACCATCTATCTCACGCCGCTGTTCCTCGGACGCGTGCGCGGTTACAGCGCGCTGCAGATCGGCGAGGCGATCTTCTCCACCGGTGTGTTCCAGATCTTGAGCATTCCGTTGTATGCATTCCTGGCACGACGCTACGACTTGCGCTGGATCATGATGGTGGGGCTCGCGCTGTTTGCGGTGTCGATGTGGGACTTCTCGCCCATCACCCACGACTGGGGCGCGCATGAACTGCTCCTGCCACAAGCCTTGCGCGGCATGGCGCAACAGCTCGCTGTGCCGCCGGCTGTCACGTTGACGCTCGGTAGTCTCGCACCCGCACGGCTAAGGCTGGCCTCGGGCCTGTTCAACCTGATGCGCAACCTGGGTGGCGCCATCGGCATTGCCGTATGCGCAACCATCCTAAACGACCGCACCAACCTGCATTTCTACCGGTTGGCAGAACACCTCAACACCAGCAATGAAGCGATGAATGGCTGGCTGGCGCAAACCAACGCGCATCTGGCCGAACTGGGGCAGGGTGACGTTGACGGATCGCTGCACCAACTGTGGCAACTGACTTATCGCGAGGCGCAGACCTTGTCCTACGCCGACGCGTTTCTCGCCATCGGGCTGTGCTTCGTCATCGCCACGGCCATGGTGCCGCTGATGCGCAAAGTGGCGCCGCCGGCCGGCCCCTCCGCGGATGCGCACTGA
- a CDS encoding cytochrome c — MNTFGKPRRRSGGGLLRLIVVLIVLVVIAWAVAMLFPGGGGDPAAKAPEATTDQIKQGEYLARVGDCAACHTAPGGQPFAGGLAIASPIGTIYSNNITPDPDTGIGKFTYGQFERAVRRGIDDEGHTLYPAMPYPSYAKVNDQDIQALYAYFMHGVQPVKQENKAEGIVWPLSMRWPLTYWRWLFAPKVTPVETAATGDATLARGQYLVEGLGHCGACHTPRSFTLQEKALGPNQGTAYLSGGESDNWVAPSLRGELASGLGSVSEEEIGVLLKSGRSERSAVFGGMSDVVEHSTQYMSDPDLAAIAHFLKSLPPAREEQAVTYSDATHTALSSGNVSASGAQLYVDNCATCHRTDGHGYGQVYPALAGNPVLNGENAGSAVRLVLHGGTMPSGRDAPTQFTMPAFRERLNNQQIADILSFVRSSWGNHGGAVSAQDVARLRDLPPAGQPLMTGYDPRQHGSDAPGPNAEDQAGTPVTNK, encoded by the coding sequence ATGAACACCTTTGGCAAGCCTCGTCGTCGTAGCGGAGGCGGCCTGTTGCGCCTCATCGTCGTGCTTATCGTACTGGTGGTGATCGCGTGGGCGGTCGCCATGCTGTTTCCTGGCGGTGGTGGCGATCCCGCTGCCAAGGCACCGGAGGCCACGACTGACCAGATCAAGCAAGGCGAATACCTTGCACGCGTCGGTGATTGCGCAGCCTGCCATACCGCACCGGGCGGCCAGCCGTTCGCGGGCGGGCTGGCCATTGCCTCACCCATTGGCACCATCTACAGCAACAACATCACGCCCGATCCGGATACCGGCATCGGCAAGTTCACCTATGGGCAGTTCGAGCGCGCGGTGCGGCGCGGTATCGACGACGAGGGCCACACGCTGTATCCGGCCATGCCGTATCCCTCGTACGCGAAAGTCAACGACCAGGATATCCAGGCGCTGTACGCATACTTCATGCACGGCGTGCAGCCGGTGAAGCAGGAGAACAAAGCGGAAGGCATCGTGTGGCCGCTTTCCATGCGCTGGCCGCTCACTTACTGGCGCTGGTTGTTCGCGCCCAAGGTGACGCCGGTGGAGACGGCCGCCACAGGCGATGCCACGCTCGCGCGCGGTCAGTATCTGGTGGAAGGCCTGGGCCATTGCGGCGCCTGCCACACGCCGCGTTCGTTCACCCTGCAAGAGAAGGCGCTGGGCCCCAACCAAGGCACGGCCTACCTGAGTGGTGGCGAGAGCGACAACTGGGTTGCACCCAGCCTGCGCGGCGAACTCGCCAGCGGCCTGGGCAGCGTAAGCGAGGAAGAGATCGGCGTGCTGCTCAAGAGCGGACGCTCCGAACGCAGCGCTGTGTTCGGCGGCATGAGCGACGTGGTCGAGCACAGCACGCAATACATGAGCGACCCGGACCTTGCCGCCATCGCGCACTTCCTCAAGTCACTGCCTCCCGCACGCGAGGAACAGGCGGTGACCTACAGCGACGCCACGCACACGGCACTGAGCAGCGGCAATGTGAGCGCCTCGGGCGCGCAGCTTTATGTGGACAACTGCGCCACCTGCCACCGCACGGATGGGCATGGCTATGGACAGGTGTACCCCGCACTGGCCGGCAACCCCGTGCTCAATGGTGAGAACGCGGGCTCAGCCGTTCGTCTGGTACTGCACGGCGGCACCATGCCGTCGGGTCGCGACGCCCCCACGCAGTTCACCATGCCTGCTTTCCGCGAACGCCTGAACAACCAGCAGATCGCCGACATCCTTAGCTTCGTGCGTTCGAGCTGGGGTAACCATGGCGGCGCGGTGTCCGCACAGGATGTGGCGCGGCTGCGCGATCTGCCGCCCGCGGGGCAGCCCTTGATGACCGGCTACGATCCACGCCAGCACGGATCGGACGCGCCCGGCCCCAATGCCGAGGATCAGGCCGGCACGCCGGTGACGAACAAGTAG
- a CDS encoding GMC family oxidoreductase, whose amino-acid sequence MIRMKPVDIVIVGFGWTGAIMGIELADTGLKILALERGAYRDTSPDFTYPHNADELAYGIRGELFQPLARETVTVRHAVSDTAVPYRQYGSFLFGNNVGGAGIHWNGQHYRPSPEDLEIHSHISKRYGQKFMPDDMQIQDYGVAYDELEPYLEQFEYLCGTSGTAGNLNGDIKPGGNPFEGARKKPYPNPAVADTYGAKLFADAARAVGYHPFPQPSDNASRPYTNPHGVRLGPCNLCGYCERFGCFMYSKASPQTTILPVLMRKPNFELRTHSHVTKINLDSSGKRATGVTYIDAQGQQVEQPADLVIVSAFQMHNVRLMLLSGIGTPYDPSTGKGVIGKNYAYQMMSSIGVFFDKDVAINPFIGGGSGGVQIVDDFNSDHFDHGPHGFVGGAYIYGGQTGGRPIQQLIVPPGTPSWGAGWKKAAKDNYLHATTVATHGSVMSYRDRYLDLDPTYKDAFGLPLLRITFDWHDNEYKMSQFVTERAQEIVKQMNPKATSLTLRKPGDHYDIRQYQTTHTTGGVIQGASPDTSALNRFQQSWDVSNVFVTGASAFPQNLGYNPTGLIGGLTYMSVKAIRETYLKQPGPLVQA is encoded by the coding sequence CGATACTTCGCCCGACTTCACCTATCCACACAACGCCGACGAACTCGCTTATGGCATTCGCGGCGAACTGTTTCAGCCGTTGGCGCGCGAAACCGTTACGGTTCGCCACGCGGTAAGTGATACGGCCGTGCCCTACCGTCAGTACGGCTCGTTTCTGTTCGGCAACAACGTGGGCGGCGCGGGTATTCACTGGAACGGCCAGCACTACCGGCCCTCGCCCGAAGACCTGGAGATCCACAGCCACATCAGCAAGCGCTACGGGCAGAAGTTCATGCCTGACGACATGCAGATCCAGGATTACGGCGTCGCCTACGACGAGCTGGAACCCTACCTGGAGCAATTCGAATATCTGTGCGGTACCTCCGGCACGGCAGGCAACCTCAACGGCGATATCAAGCCGGGCGGCAATCCGTTCGAAGGTGCGCGCAAGAAGCCGTATCCCAACCCGGCCGTGGCCGACACCTACGGAGCGAAACTGTTCGCCGATGCGGCGCGCGCGGTCGGCTACCACCCGTTTCCGCAGCCCTCTGATAACGCCTCACGCCCGTATACCAATCCGCACGGCGTCCGGCTGGGGCCGTGCAACTTGTGTGGCTATTGCGAGCGCTTCGGTTGCTTCATGTACTCCAAGGCGTCGCCACAGACGACCATCCTGCCCGTGCTGATGCGCAAGCCGAACTTCGAGCTGCGTACGCATAGCCACGTCACCAAGATCAACCTCGATTCCAGCGGCAAGCGTGCCACGGGCGTCACCTATATCGACGCGCAGGGCCAACAGGTGGAACAGCCAGCGGATCTAGTGATCGTCTCGGCGTTCCAGATGCACAACGTGCGCCTGATGCTGCTCTCGGGTATCGGCACGCCGTACGACCCAAGCACCGGCAAGGGTGTGATCGGCAAGAACTACGCGTACCAGATGATGAGCAGCATCGGCGTGTTCTTCGACAAGGACGTGGCGATCAACCCCTTCATCGGCGGCGGCTCGGGGGGCGTGCAGATCGTCGACGATTTCAACTCCGACCATTTCGACCACGGGCCGCATGGTTTCGTCGGCGGTGCCTACATCTATGGTGGACAGACGGGCGGGCGCCCGATCCAGCAATTGATCGTGCCGCCGGGCACACCGTCCTGGGGCGCGGGATGGAAGAAGGCCGCCAAGGACAATTACCTGCATGCCACCACCGTGGCCACGCATGGTTCGGTGATGTCCTATCGCGATCGCTACCTGGATCTAGACCCCACCTACAAGGACGCTTTCGGCCTGCCCCTGCTGCGCATCACCTTCGACTGGCACGACAACGAATACAAGATGTCCCAGTTCGTGACGGAGCGCGCGCAGGAAATCGTCAAGCAGATGAACCCCAAGGCGACGTCGCTGACGCTGCGCAAACCGGGGGACCATTACGACATCCGGCAATACCAGACCACGCACACCACCGGCGGCGTGATCCAGGGAGCATCGCCCGACACCAGCGCGCTCAACCGCTTTCAACAGAGTTGGGACGTATCCAACGTGTTTGTCACGGGCGCGTCGGCGTTCCCGCAGAACTTGGGCTATAACCCGACGGGCCTCATCGGCGGCCTCACCTATATGTCCGTCAAGGCCATTCGTGAGACCTACCTCAAGCAACCCGGTCCTCTGGTGCAGGCATGA